A window of Sphingobacterium kitahiroshimense genomic DNA:
TTGTCGACTTGAATCGTCTTTGTGTCGACATTCATGATATATTTTTTTTCAGGATTGTCAAAGTCTAAGAAAGACAGAAGGGAAAAGGTATCAAAATTTCGGTCATAAATAGCAACGCCTTGTCCTGTTCCGATCCATAATTTTTTTAATTGATCTTCTACAATGCAATAAATATAATTGTGGGGAAGACTATTGGTCTGATTCAGCTGATTGCGATATGCTTTGATTTCGTAACCATCGTAACGGTTTAATCCATCAAATGTGCCAAACCACATGTAGCCTTGGCTATCTTGAAAGATTGATTTAACCGAACTGTTCGATATTTGTTGATTGATGTTCGAATTCGTAATTTGGCTTACTGCACTCCACGGTCGTGTATAATACAATAGAATCAGTATTGAAATTATTAGTTGATGAAATTTATGACTGTTCATTGTTGTGATTTTTCCATTCAACAGCATTTACCTTGTTTAAAAATGGCTTTTTATTTACCAAAAAAATGCTGCTATTTCCCTTGTTGTCAGATTTTTAAATATCAAATATTTTTAAATATCATAAATTTATAGATAGACATTATACGCTAAACGGTACCTCGTTTGGACACATATTTTATCTTTAAAACCGGTGATTTTTTAAAGATATAGAATGTTTAATAAATAATAACTGTTTGCTTTACATTTATCAAGCTAACAGATCATTTAAAATGAAGATACAGGTGGGTAGTTTTGATCGATAAAGCAATGATATTCGGACGGAAATAGGTAGGTTTTTGTGAAACTCTTCTTCATAGGGAGAATGCTTTATTCGATGTGAAAATAATAAAGATGAGTCTGTAGAAAGACTCAGGGAAAAATTTGAAACACTAAAAAGCCCTGTTTAATATTAAACAGGGCTTTTCTGCAAGAATATAAATGACCTGATGTTACTTTGTTTTCACAAGTTTCACGGTATTCGTATTTGCGGGTATTTCGTAACGGTTGTATTTATCCTTGTTAAACCCTTCAATTTCATAGCCACTTTCCGGATTGATATTAAGCAAAATATTTGGTACTATCGCGGATTGACTTGTATTAAAGTTTAACAATACAGTTTTATCTTTTTGATTGTAGGTGAAGGTTTCAATTTCTCCGGCATCGGATGTTAACCATAAATTTTCTTTGGCTAGAAAAACACGACCTTTGGAAGCTGTTTTTATTGCTACTTCGATGTTATTTTTATCGGCTTTCAGATTACCACTAAATGCCAGCCAACCAAATTCTGGATGTTCTATGATGTAGGTGCCTGAATTTACGGCATAGCCATAAAACCCAGTACCGTAATCGCCCGATATACCATCGTTAGCTAAGGTAGAGGGGTAAGAATGGAATGCTGCAGGACCAAAACCATCTGCAGTTACATTGGCTAATGCCCCCATCATACCTGCATGGCCTACACGAAGCAGGTAGAAATCATCAGGGTGATCTCGGTATTCTGTTAATACAGGGATAGCATTTAAAGCGGAACCATAATGATGAAGTTGACGCTCGATCCGGGATAGTTTTCCCCCATATACAAAATCCCAATAACGACGGGCACTACCATTGTATCCCCAATGTGGTACTGTAGGCATATACGCGAGAATGGCATTTAAGGTAACTTGAGTTTTATCGTCAAAACCAAAGTATCGAGACCATAAATATACTTCTTCTTGTCCTGTAGAGTCCCAAGGCATCTCACTTCCAAATGGATAATCAAGGGTTTTCCAATGTTCGGCTCTTTTACGCATCACAGCTTCCAATTTATTGGCCGCATCTGTTAATCCCTCGCGACGTAAATCATGGAGGATAAGTAGAAATATACTGCCTTCCATCTGGCCGAACTGCGCATAATAAGGTGCTTTTTCAATCATCGCCATGCTGGTTTGAAAAGCTCGATCTAGATAGATATCCCAGCTCTCTTCCTGTACGAGATTACGATAATCGCGGGCTAATCTGTACATGACCCAATGTGCAGCAGCAACATGGGGGTAATTGTAAGAACGCCCAATATTATCAGCTTCTTTTTTAGGCCATGCCGACCAAGTCTTCCAATTAATATCTGTTTGGTAAGTGCCTGCTGGCATTGAATCAGGTTCGTAATAAAATAAACTTTTGACGACACCATATTTTTGATCACCGTCCTTATGTTGGATTCGACCATACATGGTTTCATTGACAAAGCGTTTTAACTTTGCGATCTCTGTGGTATTAGGCTGTAAGACCTGTTTCATGATTGCGGCTAGCCAACTAGCTGCTCCGGCTTCATCACTTAAGCCGGCATACCAAGCGCGCTGTTCTTGGGTGACTAATTTCTTATCTTCATAATCGTAGCTGATAACAGATGGAGATCTTCCAAAAAGGTCTTTATCATTTTCATACCACTGTGTGGTCGTTAAGAAATTTCCAAGATCATTCACCACATCTTTTTCTGACTTAATCACTTTATATTGGATGGTTTGTTCGATACCATCCTGGTAGGTAATAGTCAATCGTGCACGACCCCATTGTTGACCTTTGACCTCATATTGATGCCATTTTTGTGGTGTATCTTTTTGCTTAATAATACTTAAAGAACCCTCTGGATAGACAGAAATGTTTTTAATGGCCTTGTTATGTTTGATAAACAACTTGACAGGATTATCTAATGGAACGACATATCCAGGAGCTCCAATTGCCACGGGTCTATTATTTTTTAGGAGCGTATTTTCAATTTCTTTAATACTTGGTGCCAGGACAAACTTGAGTGCAAATGTTTTAGACTCATTTGGTTTTAATAGGGTCGAAGTTGGTGTATTCCATTGTTCTACTCCTTTCCATTCTGTTTCAGCTAGTGCTTTGCTATGGATCATCCATTCATGGAAACCTTCGAAAGTAATACTTTTTGGTGTAGGATCAGTGTTTAAGGGGTTGTATGCCTCAAATCCTGCATTGGCATATGGTAGAACCAATAGGCTAGGGCCATTTCCATGTAAATGGTTCACTTGCATATAACCTGCATCTTTTCCAATGTAGGGGTCGAAAAACACATTTTGTGCATGCGCCTGATTCAGATTTTTCCAATCCATATTGTTATTGAAGGGTAGCGGTATGCCCAAAGCTCCGATTTCAATAGCTTGATCGGTAGGATTAGTGATTTGAAACTTTAAGATCAGATCGCCGTTTACATTTTCCCAGCTTCGCACAATTTTTAATGGAATGTCTCCTAATGTTGAGGTAATGTCAGCAGCAGCTAGAATTGTTTTTGAAGGCGTTATTTCGATTACTTTCTTGCGGTCTTTGGCCGAAGAATAACTTGACCACTGTGTCTCTCCTTGTCGTTTAAGACTGATGTTGATATCGCCGATATGGAAAAAGTTATTACGGTCACGTTTATGGAGCATTTCAATAGGCGTATAATCAAAAGCAAGATCGCCATTGGTCTGTTGAAAAGCCGATAAAGTTTGTGACGTATTAAGCACTTTAATTTTCAACTGATTTAGATTAAAACTTTTGGCTCCTTGGTCTATGCCTAAAGTAGCAGGTTGACTTTTTGTTGCCTTCCATACGGGATGTTCATCCTGTTGACTTAATGCTGGAAGGCTATATTGGATGTAAAATATTGTAAATAGGAGATAACAACTTTTCTTTAAATTCATTTTGCAAAGTTTAGAGATTAATTAATCTTTAATAGGATATAAGGTGAACTGTTACAAATTTGACTTATTAAGTTCTTTTTTTATTACCAGATTTTAACAATGTGTAACATGTTATTGATATAAAGCAACAAAATATTTGTTTTGTAAACAACTAAGTTATAAATTTAATGTATAAATGACATTTATTATAAACCAATCTATTTATGAAACCAATTCAATTTATGAAACCCGTTCAATATCGGGTTCCCGTTCCAAAAGATAGAACCGTTTTTATTCAAGAAGATTTTTTGGATAAGTTTTATCCTCATATGCATTGTCATGAGGAATATCAGTTAATCTGGATCAAAGAGGGAGCTGGACAATTATTAGTAGATGATAATGTACATTATTTTGAAAAGAATGATATTTTTCTTTTAGGATCTAACCAAGCTCATGTTTTTAAAAATGATTTAATGTACGGTTGTGTTCAGTCCATTTCTATTTTCTTTAGTTTAAAAGGTGCTTTGTCAAAGATTTTGAATGTTCCAGAATTAAGTATGCTACTTGATTTTATTGACAAAAACGGTCGTGGTTTTAAAGTTCCTGAATTATACTTACCACAAGTGAGCCGGAGAATAGAAGCACTTAAGAATTCGGATAGTTTGGGACAGCTTGTAAGTTTTTTTTATTTGTTGAAGTCTTTGAATAAACTGTCATTTAAGCTTAAACCCCTTTCTGGAATGATATCTCATGGCTTTGGGGAAGTTGGATCTTTTAGGATTACCACCTTATGTAATTTTCTTGAAAATAATTATAAGGAGAATATTGGTTTAAATGAGATGGCGGAAAAGGCTAATCTTACACCACAGGCCTTTTGTCGCTATTTTAAGAAAAGCACTGGTAAAACTTTTGTTTCGTATTTGAATGAATTACGAGTGAGAGAAGCTTGTCGGTTATTGGGAGGAAAGGACTATGACTGCATTTCGATTGTTGCTTATGATTCGGGATTTAATAGTATTACAAATTTTAATCGCGTTTTTAGAAGTATTCTAGGAATCTCACCCAAGATGTATGTTGCTAATTATAAAAATTTACTTTACGAATAGATTGTAAATGTCAATATCCAATAAGTAATTATTAAAAGGCGGTTAGTTTACTTCTATTATAGTTGGTTTCTTTGATAAAAGAAAATATTAAACTAATAAAGTAAAAACCAACTATGGCTGAATTAAATTGGAAGGGTGTATACCCAGCAGTATTGACCCCCTTTAAAGAGAATGGTGAAATTGACTTTGATATGTTTGCTAAGAATACCGAAGCACAGATTAAAGCAGGGGTGCATGGTATTATCATTGCAGGATCATTGGGTGATGCAGCAGTTCTGGATACGGATGAAAAATTTGAATTATTGACTTACGCAATTCAGGTTATCGCCGGCCGGGTACCGATTATATTAAACATTGCAGAAAATACAACTAAACATGCTGTTAATTTTGCTGTTAAAGCAAAAGAATTAGGCGCAGACGGTTTAATGTTATTGCCTCCGATGCGCTATAGGGCTGATGACCGTGAAGTGGTCGCATATTTTAAAGCAGTAGCGAATGCAACAGATTTGCCAATATTAATTTATAATAACCCGGTTGATTATTCGGTGTTTGTATCAACTGCTATGTTTGATGAATTGAAAGATTGTCCAACGATCGTTGCGGTAAAAGAATCCACCCGAGATTTGACAAATATAACCCGGATGAAAAATAAATTTGGTGAACGCTTTAAGGTATTAGGTGGTGTAGATACAATCTCTTTGGAATCAATAGTAGTGGGTGCTGATGGATGGGTTTTTGGTTTAGTTGATGCTTTTCCGAATGAAACTGTTGCGATGTATAATTATGCTTTAAATGGTGAATACGATAAGGCATTAGAAATCTATCGTTGGTTTATGCCTCTATTGGAGCTGGATATCCACCCTAAGCTTATTCAATATATTAAGCTTGCCGCAACAGCCGAAGGAATAAGTACGCCACATCTTCGTGCACCTAGACTTCCGTTGGTGGGTGAAGAAGCGGAAAGAATTAATAAAGTTATTGCTGATGGTATTGCTAATCGCCCTCAGTTAAATTAGGATCTGCAGGTTAAATAGCATTAAGGTACTGTGGGCGATTGGTGAATACTATTCGCCTACGGTGCGTTTTTTATATATAAAAATTGAAATAAATAATGAATCAATCACAAGTTTATTTGGATGAGCGTATTCGCATAGCGGCAGAAGCATTTCAATTTTTGAAATCTACGACGATTGCGCAGCGTGCCGCATTTATGCATGCTGTTGCAACTGAAATTGAAGGGTTAGGCCCGGAACTTTTGGAGACTGCTCATGCAGAAACAGCATTGCCTTTGCCTCGTCTTACAGGCGAAAAGGCACGAACAGTAGGGCAATGGCGCAGTTATGCCAATGCGGTGGCAATGGGTATTTATACAGAAGCCCGCATCGATTTAGCAAATACTGAAACAGGTAAAAGTGATATCCGGAAATTCAATTTGGGCATAGGACCAGTTGTTGTATTCGGGGCCAGTAATTTTCCATTTGCTTTTTCTACGGCAGGAGGTGATACGGCGAGTGCTATTGGCGCAGGCTGTCCAGTGATTGTGAAAGGCCATTCGGGACATTCTCAAACATCGACCATTATGGCCGATGCGATAGCGACTGTTATTAAAGAATTTGGGTGGCCGGAAGGAGTGTTTAGCCATATTCTTGGTGCCCATATTGAAGGTACAGATACCAAGATAGGTGCCTATCTGACGGCTCATCCTCTTGTGAAAGCGGTTGGCTTTACGGGGTCGTATTGGGGTGGGAAAGCCCTATTTGATATCGCTAACCAAAGGGAAGAACCGATACCGGTATTTGCCGAGATGGGAAGTATCAATCCGGTATTTGCCTTTACCCATCTCCTAACGGATAGAGCGGAAGATCTCGCGAAAGAATATGCCGCTTCGCTGACTTTGGGTGTGGGCCAGTTCTGTACCAATCCTGGGGTATTTATAGCTGTAAAAGGTGATGCTCTAGAACGGTTTAAAAAAGCGTTGGCATCGGCAATAGCTACTATTGCTCCGGGCACAATGCTCAATGCGGGTATTTATGAACATTTTGAAAAAAATAAAATAACATTAAGCAGCCAACATGCGGTAGCTGTAATCGCCGAATCGAGTGTTGAATCCACTCGAGGTCAAGGTCGTCCCAGGATCATTAGAACTTCAGCAAGCAATTTCTTAAAAAATCAGGTATTAAGTGAAGAAGTATTTGGTCCTTTTGCTGTATTGGTAGAAGCCGAAAATGATGATGAAGTACTGGCTATAGCGCAGCAGCTCAAGGGACAATTGACGATTACAATTGCAGGGACTAAGGAGGATGTGCAAGAACATCTAGATGTTTTTAATGTGGTGAAAGATAAAGCAGGGCGTATCTTATTTAACGGAATGCCAACTGGAGTAGAAGTGGTCTATGCGATGCAGCATGGAGGTCCTTTTCCTTCCTGTACCGACCCAAGATTTACCTCTGTAGGACCGGATGCGGTGAAGCGTTTTGTACGCCCTTTATCTTTTCAGAACTGGCCAGATGAATTCTTGCCAGAAGAGTTGAAAAATGAAAATCCATTAGGTATTGCGCGGATCGTAGATGGTGCTGTGGTTACAACAACAAGTATTTAGGACATTTTTGTATAGCAATTGATGAAGAAAACGTTTTTTTGTATTGACTCCCACACCTGTGGTTGTCCAGTTAGGTTGGTAGCAGGAGGAGGGCCGGTGTTGCATGGAAATTCGATGATGGAACGTCGGCTACATTTTATGGAAGAATATGACTGGATTCGTAAAGGATTGATGTTTGAACCCCGTGGTCATGATATGATGAGCGGAAGTATTCTGTATCCGCCAACAGATCCAAATAATGATACCGGTGTACTTTATATTGAAACAAGCGGCTGTCTTCCGATGTGTGGACATGGTACTATTGGTACTGTGACTATTGCGATTGAAGAGGGATTGGTCATCCCTAAAGTACCGGGTAAGCTGCGTCTAGAGACACCAGCAGGTTTAATCCTGATCGATTATGTACAAGAAGGACCAAAGGTAAAAACGGTTAAGCTGACCAATGTTAAGTCTTTTCTCTATAAAGAAGGACTTAACGTGATATGCCCAGATTTGGGTGAAATTATTGTTGATGTAGCCTATGGTGGGAATTTTTACGCCATTGTTGATCCGCAGAAAAATTTTAGAGATATAAGCGATTTTTCAGCGAGTCAGCTCATTCATTATGGGAAAATTATTCGCCATTTACTTAATGAGCAGACAGATTTTGTTCATCCTGAAAATGAAAATATTTATGGTCTGAGCCATATCCAATGGACTGGGAAACCAACCAAAGAAAATTCTACAGGAAGAAATGCTGTGTTGGTAGGTGAGAATGCATTGGATAGATCTCCCTGTGGTACGGGAACTTCTGCTCGCATGGCACAATGGTATGCTAAAGGGAAGTTGAAAAAAGGAGAAGAGTTTGTTCATGAGAGTTATATCGGTTCGCAATTTGTCGGTCGTATCGAAGAAGAAACAACTATATCGGGGCAGACTGCCATCATTCCCTCTGTAGAAGGCTGGGCAAGAATTACGGGGTATAGTCAAATCATTATTGATGATGAAGACCCCTATAAAGAAGGATTTCAGGTTATGTAATTACTATTAAAATATCAAAAAAAGTGTCAACACATAATAAAGGAAAAGTTGCTATCATAGGGGCGGGTATAGCAGGATTGTCTACTGCCTATTACCTCTTACAGGATGGTTGGGAAGTTCAAATTTTAGAGAAAGGGAATGGGCAAGACAATTGTTCCTATGGCAATGCAGGAATGATCGTGCCTAGTCATTTTACACCATTGGCAGCACCAGGCATCGTGGCACAAGGTGTAAAATGGATGCTGAATAGTAAAAGTCCATTTTACGTCAGACCTTCATTGAATTTTTCATTGATCGATTGGGGTTTGAAATTTTTGAAGCATGCCAATGAAAAACATGTAAACCGAAATGCAGCAGCTATACGTGATTTGAACCTTGCGAGTAGCCGATCATATGATGAATTGGCTCAACAGGAGGGTTTTGATTTTGAGCTAAGACAGAACGGTATTATGATGCTCTACAAATCTAGCCATGTTGCGCATGAAGAAATTGAATTGGCAGAAAAAGCCCAAAACTTGGGATTGGATGTGGAAGTTTTTGATCAAGCGGGTATACAGGCTTTAGAGCCTAATCTCCGAATGGATACGATCGGAGGTATTTTATACAAATGTGATGGTATCTTGTATCCTCCCAAATTGATGAAAACATTGACAGATTACTTGTTCGCTCATGGTGTCCAGGTTCACTATCAAAC
This region includes:
- a CDS encoding aldehyde dehydrogenase (NADP(+)), whose translation is MNQSQVYLDERIRIAAEAFQFLKSTTIAQRAAFMHAVATEIEGLGPELLETAHAETALPLPRLTGEKARTVGQWRSYANAVAMGIYTEARIDLANTETGKSDIRKFNLGIGPVVVFGASNFPFAFSTAGGDTASAIGAGCPVIVKGHSGHSQTSTIMADAIATVIKEFGWPEGVFSHILGAHIEGTDTKIGAYLTAHPLVKAVGFTGSYWGGKALFDIANQREEPIPVFAEMGSINPVFAFTHLLTDRAEDLAKEYAASLTLGVGQFCTNPGVFIAVKGDALERFKKALASAIATIAPGTMLNAGIYEHFEKNKITLSSQHAVAVIAESSVESTRGQGRPRIIRTSASNFLKNQVLSEEVFGPFAVLVEAENDDEVLAIAQQLKGQLTITIAGTKEDVQEHLDVFNVVKDKAGRILFNGMPTGVEVVYAMQHGGPFPSCTDPRFTSVGPDAVKRFVRPLSFQNWPDEFLPEELKNENPLGIARIVDGAVVTTTSI
- a CDS encoding NAD(P)/FAD-dependent oxidoreductase; its protein translation is MSTHNKGKVAIIGAGIAGLSTAYYLLQDGWEVQILEKGNGQDNCSYGNAGMIVPSHFTPLAAPGIVAQGVKWMLNSKSPFYVRPSLNFSLIDWGLKFLKHANEKHVNRNAAAIRDLNLASSRSYDELAQQEGFDFELRQNGIMMLYKSSHVAHEEIELAEKAQNLGLDVEVFDQAGIQALEPNLRMDTIGGILYKCDGILYPPKLMKTLTDYLFAHGVQVHYQTDVTGFKFSGKKVSEILTSKGAFHADEIVVTGGASLPALASKLHLKLPLMPGKGYSFMHNTTDNNQMVHAALLLEARVAVTPMNNQIRFSGTMELGPANDKIYSNRVKGIVESIPKYFPDLKVDYPQDIWFGYRPCSPDGLPYLGRTSKYSNVSIAGAGGMMGLSLGPAYGKAITALLSDKPTETDIKGFSPDRFQ
- a CDS encoding DUF5695 domain-containing protein produces the protein MNLKKSCYLLFTIFYIQYSLPALSQQDEHPVWKATKSQPATLGIDQGAKSFNLNQLKIKVLNTSQTLSAFQQTNGDLAFDYTPIEMLHKRDRNNFFHIGDINISLKRQGETQWSSYSSAKDRKKVIEITPSKTILAAADITSTLGDIPLKIVRSWENVNGDLILKFQITNPTDQAIEIGALGIPLPFNNNMDWKNLNQAHAQNVFFDPYIGKDAGYMQVNHLHGNGPSLLVLPYANAGFEAYNPLNTDPTPKSITFEGFHEWMIHSKALAETEWKGVEQWNTPTSTLLKPNESKTFALKFVLAPSIKEIENTLLKNNRPVAIGAPGYVVPLDNPVKLFIKHNKAIKNISVYPEGSLSIIKQKDTPQKWHQYEVKGQQWGRARLTITYQDGIEQTIQYKVIKSEKDVVNDLGNFLTTTQWYENDKDLFGRSPSVISYDYEDKKLVTQEQRAWYAGLSDEAGAASWLAAIMKQVLQPNTTEIAKLKRFVNETMYGRIQHKDGDQKYGVVKSLFYYEPDSMPAGTYQTDINWKTWSAWPKKEADNIGRSYNYPHVAAAHWVMYRLARDYRNLVQEESWDIYLDRAFQTSMAMIEKAPYYAQFGQMEGSIFLLILHDLRREGLTDAANKLEAVMRKRAEHWKTLDYPFGSEMPWDSTGQEEVYLWSRYFGFDDKTQVTLNAILAYMPTVPHWGYNGSARRYWDFVYGGKLSRIERQLHHYGSALNAIPVLTEYRDHPDDFYLLRVGHAGMMGALANVTADGFGPAAFHSYPSTLANDGISGDYGTGFYGYAVNSGTYIIEHPEFGWLAFSGNLKADKNNIEVAIKTASKGRVFLAKENLWLTSDAGEIETFTYNQKDKTVLLNFNTSQSAIVPNILLNINPESGYEIEGFNKDKYNRYEIPANTNTVKLVKTK
- a CDS encoding 4-hydroxyproline epimerase, with translation MKKTFFCIDSHTCGCPVRLVAGGGPVLHGNSMMERRLHFMEEYDWIRKGLMFEPRGHDMMSGSILYPPTDPNNDTGVLYIETSGCLPMCGHGTIGTVTIAIEEGLVIPKVPGKLRLETPAGLILIDYVQEGPKVKTVKLTNVKSFLYKEGLNVICPDLGEIIVDVAYGGNFYAIVDPQKNFRDISDFSASQLIHYGKIIRHLLNEQTDFVHPENENIYGLSHIQWTGKPTKENSTGRNAVLVGENALDRSPCGTGTSARMAQWYAKGKLKKGEEFVHESYIGSQFVGRIEEETTISGQTAIIPSVEGWARITGYSQIIIDDEDPYKEGFQVM
- a CDS encoding dihydrodipicolinate synthase family protein; the protein is MAELNWKGVYPAVLTPFKENGEIDFDMFAKNTEAQIKAGVHGIIIAGSLGDAAVLDTDEKFELLTYAIQVIAGRVPIILNIAENTTKHAVNFAVKAKELGADGLMLLPPMRYRADDREVVAYFKAVANATDLPILIYNNPVDYSVFVSTAMFDELKDCPTIVAVKESTRDLTNITRMKNKFGERFKVLGGVDTISLESIVVGADGWVFGLVDAFPNETVAMYNYALNGEYDKALEIYRWFMPLLELDIHPKLIQYIKLAATAEGISTPHLRAPRLPLVGEEAERINKVIADGIANRPQLN
- a CDS encoding AraC family transcriptional regulator; the encoded protein is MKPIQFMKPVQYRVPVPKDRTVFIQEDFLDKFYPHMHCHEEYQLIWIKEGAGQLLVDDNVHYFEKNDIFLLGSNQAHVFKNDLMYGCVQSISIFFSLKGALSKILNVPELSMLLDFIDKNGRGFKVPELYLPQVSRRIEALKNSDSLGQLVSFFYLLKSLNKLSFKLKPLSGMISHGFGEVGSFRITTLCNFLENNYKENIGLNEMAEKANLTPQAFCRYFKKSTGKTFVSYLNELRVREACRLLGGKDYDCISIVAYDSGFNSITNFNRVFRSILGISPKMYVANYKNLLYE